One Setaria viridis chromosome 5, Setaria_viridis_v4.0, whole genome shotgun sequence genomic region harbors:
- the LOC117854572 gene encoding uncharacterized protein produces the protein MHVHVQQDMEKQALSGSKLFINTLQPSSTMALAMRVMSLLPATIAVMIAAASWGAHGGASDEASALLAFKAELAGSGSGMLASWNGTAGVCGWEGVACTGGQVVALSLPSYGLAGALSPAIGNLTFLRTLNLSSNWFQGEVPASIGRLARLQTLDLRYNAFSGTLPSNLSSCVSLRLLRLSSNRFHGRIPVELGDKLTSLQIFSLHNNSLTGAIPGSLGNLSSLNYLYLSENHLEGPIPHELGSMGGLHVLGLDENRLSGVLPHSLYNLSSLKELGVGDNMLSGTIPADIGDRFPGMEALDFYSNRFSGAIPPSLANLSALTTLNLRGNDFIGYVPSALGKLQSLTDLFLSDNRLEANDSQGWEFITSLANSSQLQFLVLRNNSFSGQLPNSVANLSSTLQRLYLGNNSISGNIPINIGNLVGLTLLDMANTFVSGQIPESIGQLRNLVDLGLYNTSLSGLIPSSLGNLTQLNRLYAYYGNLEGPIPSNLGNLKNVFAFDLSTNRLNGSIPIEVLKLPQLSWYLDLSYNSLSGPLPTEVGTMVNLNELILSGNKLSGTIPASVGNCISLVRLLLDNNLLEGSIPQSLKNLKGLELLNLTMNKLSGSIPDALASIGNLQQLYLAHNNLSGSIPKVLQNLTLLAKLDLSFNDLQGEVPKGGPFANATRLSIDGNDELCGGNPQLHLAPCSTAAAGKNRRRMSRSLMVSVASICALLFLGLVVFLIHLIHKRLSQGKENQLIPTVIDEQHERVSYQALANGTDHFSEVNLLGQGSYGAVYKCTLHDKGIAAAVKVFNVWQSGSTRSFVAECEALRRVRHRCLIKIITCCLSIDHQGQEFKALVFEFMPNGNLNDWLHPASKIQSLSNTLSLAHRLDIAVDIMDALDYLHNQCQPPIIHCDLKPSNILLAEDMSARVGDFGISKILPDDTSKTMLNSVSFTGLRGSIGYVAPEYGEGRAVSTLGDVYSLGILLLEIFTGMSPTDDIFKGSLDLHKFAEAALPDRALEVADPAIWLHEEAKGEDPATVRSRSERCLASVVGLGVSCSKQLPRERTAMRDAAAEMRAIRDAFLVQCATETWPAVGTTGLGSADS, from the exons ATGCATGTGCATGTTCAGCAAGACATGGAAAAGCAAGCTCTGTCTGGCAGCAAGCTCTTCATCAATACGCTCCAGCCCAGCTCTACCATGGCATTGGCAATGCGCGTCATGAGCTTGCTTCCTGCCACCATCGCCGTGATGATCGCAGCGGCCTCCTGGGGAGCGCACGGCGGTGCCAGCGACGAGGCCAGCGCGCTGCTTGCTTTCAAGGCTGAGCTCGCCGGCAGCGGCTCCGGCATGCTTGCATCCTGGAATGGCACCGCTGGCGTATGCGGCTGGGAGGGCGTCGCGTGCACCGGCGGCCAGGTGGTGGCACTGAGCCTGCCCTCCTATGGGCTCGCCGGAGCCCTCTCCCCGGCCATTGGGAACCTCACTTTCCTGCGGACCCTGAACCTGAGTTCCAACTGGTTCCAGGGGGAGGTCCCAGCAAGCATCGGCCGCCTAGCGCGTCTGCAGACGCTTGATCTGAGGTACAATGCGTTCTCTGGTACGCTTCCTTCCAACCTCAGTTCCTGTGTCAGCTTACGGCTCTTGAGGCTCAGCAGTAACCGGTTCCATGGGCGTATCCCTGTTGAGCTTGGAGACAAGCTAACAAGTCTTCAGATATTCTCACtgcacaacaacagcttgacgGGTGCCATACCAGGATCACTAGGTAACCTGTCATCCCTGAACTACCTTTATCTGTCAGAAAACCACCTCGAGGGTCCGATCCCACATGAACTTGGCAGCATGGGCGGCCTGCACGTCCTTGGACTCGATGAGAACAGACTCTCCGGTGTGCTTCCACACTCCCTGTACAATCTGTCCTCACTGAAAGAGTTGGGGGTAGGAGACAACATGCTGTCTGGAACCATCCCTGCTGATATCGGCGATAGGTTCCCCGGTATGGAAGCTCTTGACTTTTATAGCAACCGATTCAGTGGAGCTATCCCACCTTCGCTCGCCAACCTCTCTGCTCTCACAACACTAAACCTTAGAGGAAATGATTTTATTGGATATGTGCCTTCTGCTTTGGGGAAGTTGCAAAGTCTTACTGACCTGTTCTTGAGTGACAACAGGCTAGAAGCAAACGACAGTCAAGGGTGGGAATTCATCACTTCACTGGCAAACAGCTCCCAGCTTCAGTTTCTTGTTCTCCGCAACAACTCTTTCAGCGGGCAACTGCCTAATTCAGTCGCAAACCTGTCATCAACTCTGCAACGTCTTTATTTGGGAAACAATTCGATTTCTGGGAATATTCCAATAAACATCGGAAATTTGGTTGGTCTTACATTACTTGATATGGCAAATACTTTTGTATCTGGACAGATTCCAGAGAGCATTGGTCAGCTAAGAAACTTGGTTGATTTAGGCCTTTACAACACTAGCTTGTCAGGCCTGATACCTTCATCACTAGGAAATCTTACACAGTTGAATAGGCTTTATGCATACTATGGAAACTTAGAGGGGCCAATTCCATCAAACTTGGGGAACTTAAAGAATGTGTTTGCCTTTGATCTCTCAACAAATCGACTCAATGGTTCAATTCCTATAGAGGTTTTAAAACTTCCTCAACTTTCCTGGTACTTAGACTTATCATATAATTCATTATCGGGGCCACTTCCAACTGAGGTTGGTACCATGGTGAATCTTAACGAACTGATTCTGTCTGGAAACAAGTTGTCAGGCACCATACCAGCTAGTGTTGGGAACTGTATATCATTGGTACGACTGCTGCTCGATAACAACTTATTAGAAGGAAGCATACCTCAATCTCTGAAGAACTTAAAAGGTCTTGAATTACTGAACCTAACAATGAATAAGCTATCTGGTAGTATTCCTGATGCCCTTGCTAGCATTGGCAACCTGCAACAACTGTATCTTGCACACAACAACTTGTCAGGTTCCATCCCCAAAGTTCTACAGAATTTGACATTGTTGGCAAAACTGGATTTGTCCTTCAATGATCTGCAAGGCGAAGTGCCAAAAGGGGGTCCTTTTGCAAATGCAACTCGCTTGTCAATTGATGGAAATGATGAGCTTTGTGGCGGAAACCCTCAACTTCATTTAGCTCCGTGCTCCACAGCTGCTGCAGGGAAGAACCGAAGGCGAATGTCAAGATCACTTATGGTTTCCGTAGCGTCAATCTGCGCACTTCTATTCTTAGGTTTAGTAGTTTTTCTTATCCATTTGATCCACAAGAGGCTGAGtcaaggaaaggaaaatcaactCATTCCCACAGTAATTGATGAACAGCATGAAAGGGTTTCATATCAAGCATTAGCAAATGGGACTGACCATTTTTCGGAGGTTAATCTGCTCGGACAAGGAAGCTATGGTGCAGTTTATAAGTGCACTTTACATGACAAGGGAATTGCCGCAGCTGTAAAGGTATTCAATGTGTGGCAATCTGGGTCTACTAGAAGTTTTGTGGCTGAATGTGAGGCACTGCGAAGGGTGCGCCACCGATGTCTCATAAAGATCATCACCTGTTGCTTAAGCATTGATCACCAAGGCCAAGAATTCAAGGCACTGGTTTTTGAGTTCATGCCCAATGGTAACCTAAATGATTGGCTGCATCCAGCATCAAAAATACAGAGTCTGAGCAATACGCTCAGCTTGGCTCATAGACTGGACATTGCGGTAGATATCATGGATGCTCTGGATTATCTTCACAATCAGTGTCAACCGCCTATTATCCATTGTGATCTCAAACCAAGTAACATCCTCCTTGCCGAAGATATGAGTGCTCGGGTTGGAGATTTCGGCATATCAAAAATCCTTCCTGATGACACTAGCAAAACTATGCTGAATTCGGTTAGCTTCACTGGACTAAGAGGTTCCATTGGATATGTCGCTCCAG AGTACGGCGAGGGTCGCGCCGTCTCAACTCTTGGAGATGTTTACAGCCTCGGCATACTGTTGCTTGAGATATTCACCGGGATGAGCCCTACTGACGACATATTCAAAGGCTCCTTGGACCTTCATAAGTTCGCCGAGGCCGCTCTTCCCGACAGAGCCTTGGAGGTAGCCGACCCGGCAATCTGGCTTCATGAAGAAGCAAAGGGGGAAGACCCGGCCACGGTGAGAAGCAGAAGCGAGAGGTGCTTGGCTTCAGTGGTCGGGCTTGGCGTGTCCTGCTCAAAGCAGCTGCCAAGGGAGCGGACGGCGATGCGGGATGCTGCCGCTGAGATGCGTGCGATCAGAGATGCCTTCCTGGTTCAATGTGCAACAGAGACTTGGCCTGCAGTCGGCACCACCGGCCTTGGAAGTGCAGACAGTTGA
- the LOC117857524 gene encoding uncharacterized protein: MALAMRVMSLLPATIAVMIAAASWGAHGGASDEASALLAFKAELAGSGSGMLASWNGTAGVCSWEGVACTSGQVVALSLPSYGFAGALSPAIGNLTFLRTLNLSSNWFQGEVPASIGRLARLQTLDLSYNAFSGTLPSNLSSCVSLLLLDLSSNRFHGRIPVELGDKLTSLQKFSLGNNSLTGAMPGLLGNLSSLNYLDLRKNHLEGPIPHELGSMGGLQVLLLHDNRLSGVLPHSLYNLSSLKKLGVGDNMLSGTIPADIGDRFPGMEALDFSSNRFSGAIPPSLGNLSALTKLILQENGFIGYVPSALGKLQSLTALFLGVNRLGANDSQGWEFITSLANSSQLQVLVLGNNSFSGQLPNSVTNLSSTLQGLYLGDNMISGNIPINIGNLVGLTVFVMGNTSVSGQIPESIGQLRNLGVLGLYNTSLSGLIPSSLGNLTQLNRLYAYYGNLEGPIPSNLGNLKNVFVFDLSTNRLNGSIPIEVLKLPQLSWYLDLSYNSLSGPLPIEVGTMVNLNELILSGNKLSGTIPASVGNCISLVRLLLDNNLLEGSIPQSLKNIKGLALLNLTMNKLSGSIPDALASIGHLQQLYLAHNNLSGSIPKVLQNLTLLAKLDLSFNDLQGEVPKGGPFANATHLSIDGNDELCGGNPQLHLAPCSTAAAGKNRRRMSRSLMVTIASICALLFLGLVVCLIHLIHKRLRQGNENQLIPTVIDEQHERVSYQALANGTDHFSQVNLLGQGSYGAVYKCTLQDKGITAAVKVFNVWQSGSTRSFVAECEALRRVRHRCLIKIITCCLSIDHQGQEFKALVFEFMPNGNLNGWLHPASKIQSLSNTLSLAQRLDIAVDIMDALDYLHNQCQPPIIHCDLKPSNILLAEDMSARVGDFGISKILPDDTSKTLLNSVSFTGLRGSIGYVAPEYGEGRAVSTLGDVYSLGILLLEMFTGVSPTDDMFKDSLDLHKFAEAALPDRALEVADPAIWLHEEAKGEDPATVRSRSERCLASVVGLGVSCSKQLPRERTAMRDAAAEMRAIRDAFLVQCATETWPAVGTSGLGSTDT, translated from the exons ATGGCATTGGCAATGCGCGTCATGAGCTTGCTTCCTGCCACCATCGCCGTGATGATCGCAGCGGCCTCCTGGGGAGCGCACGGCGGTGCCAGCGACGAGGCCAGCGCGCTGCTTGCTTTCAAGGCTGAGCTCGCCGGCAGCGGCTCCGGCATGCTTGCATCCTGGAATGGCACCGCTGGCGTCTGCAGCTGGGAGGGCGTGGCGTGCACCAGCGGCCAGGTGGTGGCACTGAGCCTGCCCTCTTATGGGTTCGCCGGAGCCCTCTCCCCGGCCATTGGGAACCTCACTTTCCTGCGGACCCTGAACCTGAGTTCCAACTGGTTCCAGGGGGAGGTCCCAGCAAGCATCGGCCGCCTAGCGCGTCTGCAGACGCTTGATCTGAGCTACAATGCGTTCTCTGGTACGCTTCCTTCCAACCTCAGTTCCTGTGTCAGCTTACTGCTGTTAGATCTCAGCAGTAACCGGTTCCATGGGCGTATCCCTGTTGAGCTTGGAGACAAGCTAACAAGTCTTCAGAAGTTCTCACTGGGCAACAACAGCTTGACGGGTGCCATGCCAGGATTACTAGGTAACCTGTCATCGCTGAACTACCTTGATCTGAGAAAAAACCACCTCGAGGGTCCGATCCCACATGAACTCGGCAGCATGGGCGGCCTGCAGGTCCTTTTACTCCATGACAACAGACTCTCCGGTGTGCTTCCACACTCCCTGTACAATCTGTCCTCACTGAAAAAGTTGGGGGTAGGAGACAACATGCTGTCTGGAACCATCCCTGCTGATATCGGCGATAGGTTCCCCGGTATGGAAGCTCTTGACTTTTCTAGCAACCGATTCAGTGGAGCTATCCCACCTTCGCTCGGCAACCTCTCTGCTCTCACAAAACTAATCCTTCAAGAAAATGGTTTTATTGGATATGTGCCTTCTGCTTTGGGAAAGTTGCAAAGTCTTACTGCCCTTTTCTTGGGTGTTAACAGGCTAGGAGCAAACGACAGTCAAGGGTGGGAATTCATCACTTCACTGGCAAACAGCTCCCAGCTTCAGGTTCTTGTTCTCGGCAACAACTCTTTCAGCGGGCAACTGCCTAATTCAGTCACAAACCTGTCATCAACTCTGCAAGGTCTTTATTTGGGAGACAATATGATTTCTGGGAATATTCCAATAAACATCGGAAATTTGGTTGGTCTTACAGTATTTGTGATGGGAAATACTTCTGTATCTGGACAGATTCCAGAGAGCATTGGTCAGCTAAGAAACTTGGGTGTGTTAGGCCTTTACAACACTAGCTTGTCAGGCCTCATACCTTCGTCACTAGGAAATCTTACACAGTTGAATAGGCTTTATGCATACTATGGAAACTTAGAGGGGCCAATTCCATCAAACTTGGGGAACTTAAAGAATGTGTTTGTCTTTGATCTCTCAACAAATCGACTCAATGGTTCAATTCCTATAGAGGTTTTAAAACTTCCTCAACTTTCCTGGTACTTAGACTTATCATATAATTCATTATCCGGGCCACTTCCAATTGAGGTTGGTACCATGGTGAATCTTAACGAACTGATTCTGTCTGGAAATAAGTTGTCAGGCACCATACCAGCTAGTGTTGGGAACTGTATATCGTTGGTACGGCTGCTGCTCGATAACAACTTATTAGAAGGAAGCATACCTCAATCTCTGAAGAACATAAAAGGTCTTGCATTACTGAACCTAACAATGAATAAGCTATCTGGTAGTATTCCTGATGCCCTTGCTAGCATTGGCCACCTGCAACAACTGTATCTTGCACACAACAACTTGTCAGGTTCCATCCCCAAAGTTCTACAGAATTTGACATTGTTGGCAAAACTGGATTTGTCCTTCAATGATCTGCAAGGCGAAGTGCCAAAAGGGGGTCCTTTTGCAAATGCAACTCACTTGTCAATTGATGGAAATGATGAGCTTTGTGGCGGAAACCCTCAACTTCATTTAGCTCCGTGCTCCACAGCAGCTGCGGGGAAGAACAGAAGGCGAATGTCAAGATCACTTATGGTCACCATAGCGTCAATCTGCGCACTTCTATTCTTAGGTTTAGTAGTTTGTCTTATCCATTTGATCCACAAGAGGCTCAGACAAGGAAACGAAAATCAACTCATTCCCACAGTAATTGATGAACAGCACGAAAGGGTTTCATATCAAGCATTAGCAAATGGGACTGACCATTTTTCGCAGGTTAATCTGCTCGGACAAGGAAGCTATGGTGCAGTTTATAAGTGCACTTTACAAGACAAGGGAATTACCGCAGCTGTAAAGGTATTCAACGTGTGGCAATCTGGGTCTACTAGAAGTTTTGTGGCTGAATGTGAGGCACTGCGAAGGGTGCGCCACCGATGTCTCATAAAGATCATCACCTGTTGCTTAAGCATTGATCACCAAGGCCAAGAATTCAAGGCACTGGTTTTTGAGTTCATGCCCAATGGTAACCTAAATGGTTGGCTGCATCCAGCATCCAAAATACAGAGTCTGAGCAATACGCTCAGCTTAGCTCAGAGACTGGACATTGCGGTAGATATCATGGATGCTCTGGATTATCTTCACAATCAGTGTCAACCGCCTATTATCCATTGTGATCTCAAACCAAGTAACATCCTCCTTGCCGAAGATATGAGTGCTCGGGTTGGAGATTTTGGCATATCAAAAATCCTTCCTGATGACACTAGCAAAACTCTGCTGAATTCAGTTAGCTTCACTGGACTAAGAGGTTCCATTGGATATGTCGCTCCAG AGTACGGCGAGGGTCGCGCTGTCTCAACTCTTGGAGATGTTTACAGCCTCGGCATACTGTTGCTTGAGATGTTCACCGGGGTGAGCCCTACTGACGACATGTTCAAAGACTCCTTGGACCTTCATAAGTTCGCCGAGGCCGCTCTTCCCGACAGAGCCTTGGAGGTAGCCGACCCGGCAATCTGGCTTCATGAAGAAGCAAAGGGGGAAGACCCGGCCACGGTGAGAAGCAGAAGCGAGAGGTGCTTGGCTTCAGTGGTCGGGCTTGGCGTGTCCTGCTCAAAGCAGCTGCCAAGGGAGCGGACGGCGATGCGGGATGCTGCCGCTGAGATGCGTGCGATCAGAGATGCCTTCCTGGTTCAATGTGCAACAGAGACTTGGCCTGCAGTCGGCACCAGCGGCCTTGGAAGCACAGACACTTGA